GAGCAAAAATGTTGAAATTGCTGATATTTTTGAGAGGATTGCCGATTCTTTGGACATTTTAGAAGAAAATCCCTTTAAGATAAGGGCATACAGAAATGGCTCAAGGAATTTACGAGAACTCGCAGAGGATGTGAAAGACATTACTGAACGCGACGAGCTTTCGAAAATCCCTGGGATTGGAAAAGATCTTGCGGAGAAAATCAGAGAATACATAGCAAATGGAAGAATAAAATATTATGAAGAGCTTAATGAAAAGGTCCCGCGAGAACTGGTCGAGCTTCTGGCAATTCAGGGATTGGGACCAAAGATGCTTTCCAAACTCTTTAAAGAACTCAAAGTCAAAGCATTAGCTGATCTTGAACGAGAAATCCGCGGTGAAGAAATACTGAAAATCCACGGGATGGGTAAGAAGAAGATTGAGGACATAAAACGCGGGATTCAAATCTTCAAAGAAAGTAAGAAGAGAGTAAACCTTGGAATAGCGCTTCCGATCGCAGAGGAGATTGTAAATGAGGTAAATAAGATACCGGGATCCGAAAAGACAGTTTTTGCGGGATCCCTCAGACGAATGAGGGAAACCATAGGCGATATAGACATCTTAACGCAATCGGATGACGGTAAACGGGTGATAGAATCATTTACAAAAATGCCATTTGTCAAAAATATACTGGCGTCGGGAGATACAAAGGGTAGCGTGATCTCGCGTAATGGAATTCAGGTAGATCTACGCGTGGTTGGCCCGGAATCCTATGGTGCTGCTCTTCAATACTTTACAGGGTCTCAAGCACACAATGTCAAAGTCAGGACAATAGCCGTTAAAAAGGGCTTAAAGATAAATGAGTACGGTTTGTTTCATGGGGATAAAAAAATAGCGGGTGAAACGGAAGCGGATGTTTACAAGAAGCTAGGCCTTCCGTTTATACCACCTGAAATGCGTGAGGACAGGGGCGAAATCGAAGCTGCGCTCGAGGGAAGGCTGCCTACCCTATTAGAGCTTGAGGATATTAAGGGCGATCTACATGTGCACACAAACTGGAGCGACGGCTATGGCAGTATTGAGGAGATGGCTTTGACGGCTAAGAAGTTAGGTTATGAGTATATTGCAGTCACAGACCACTCCCCTTCCTCTAGGATTGCAAATGGACTTTCCATAGAAAGGCTTGATGAGAAGAAAGAGGAACTTGAGTCTGTGCGTAAGAAAGTAAAAGGGATTCGAATACTCATGGGTTCTGAGGTAGATATTTTAGGTGACGGGTCTCTTGATTATCCCGATTCAGTTCTCAGGGATCTAGATGTAGTCATTGTTTCGGTTCACTCAGGTTTTAAAATGGAACGTGCGAAGATGACTAAGCGTATTGCGAATGCTCTTAAAAATCCGTTTGTTCATATTCTCGCTCATCCCACAGGAAGGCTGATAGGAGAACGTGATCCCTATGATGTAGATCTGGAAGAGGTATTTAAAACGGCAAAGGAATTTGGAAAGGCAATCGAGGTAAATTCTCATTATCTGAGATTGGATTTGAAAGATATCAATATCAGAAAGGCAATAGATATGGATACCAAATTAGTAATTACCACAGACTCACATCACCCTAACCAATTGACACTGATGAGGCTCGGTGTGGCCACTGCCCGAAGGGGTTGGGCTGTGAAAAGAGATATCATTAATACAATGGGATTTAAAGAACTTTCAAATTTCTTAAAAATTCAAACTGATTAAATACGCCGCTTCGGATAACTCATTTTCAGATAAAACCAATGAAAGAAGAAACTAAAAAGATTCCAAAATCAAAGGCTATCAAAAGACTAAACGAGCTTCGACCAGAAATAGATCGGCACAATTATCTTTATTATGTTGAAAACAATCCTGAGATCTCGGATGCCGAGTTTGACATCCTCATGGAAGAGTTAAAAAGCCTCGAATCTCTATATCCGGAACTGATCACACTGGATTCCCCTACACATCGTATCGGTGGATACGTGGCAGCGGGTTTCAAATCAGTTGAGCATATAATTCCGATGATGAGTATTGATAATATAACAGACGACGAAGGAGCTTATGAATTTAATAAACGTGTAAAGAAAATTCTTGAAATATCATCTGATATTGAATACATCGTCGAGCCAAAGTTCGACGGAGTTTCGGTATCCCTAAAATATGAGAACGGAATCCTGGTTCAGGCCGCGACCAGAGGCGATGGAAAAATCGGTGAGGAAGTAACTGTGAACGTCAAAACAATAAAATCCATACCGTTAAGGCTTAAGTCAAGTAACGGAATTCCAGAAAGATTAGAGGTAAGAGGAGAGGTAGTAATAAATAAGGAATCGTTCAAGAAATTAAATAAAGAGCTCGCAGACGAAGGGGAACCGATCTTCGCAAATCCCAGAAACGCCGCAGCTGGTTCTCTTAGACAGCTAGATTCGAGTATCACGGCGAAAAGACCACTAGATTTCCATCCATGGGGCATCGGGGATGTAGTTGGATATGATTTTAAGACCGAGTGGGAAATTATAAATAAGATTCATGACTGGGGTTTCAGATCTGAACAGCGTTTTAAGCTGTGCAAGGACATAGGTGAGGCTATATCATATCGACATGAAATGGAGTCTATGAGAGATGACCTACCATATGAAGCTGACGGTATTGTAATAAAGGTAAATGATCGTCGATATCAGAGGGAGCTTGGGACAACGGCAAAATTCCCGAGGTGGGCCATCGCTTACAAATTTAAGCCTCGTCAGGCAACCACCAAGATACGCGACATTATTGTGCAGGTAGGAAGAATGGGATTAATAACACCGCTCGCAAAGGTTGAACCCGTTAAAATTGGTGGTGTGACAATCAGAAACGCCTCCCTCCATACAGAAGACATAGTCAGACAAAAAGACGTAAGAATAGGAGACACCGTGCTGATTGAGAGAGCAGGAGATGTGATTCCCCAGATCGTGAAAGCAATTGCAGAAAAGAGAACAGGAGAGGAAAAAGTTTTCCACATGCCCCAGAACTGTCCTTCATGTCGTACAAGGCTTGAAAGGGATGGGGCATATTACTATTGTCCAAGCCTTTCATGTCCAGCCCAGCTACAAGGCAGAATAGAACACCTGGCTTCCAGAAAGGCATTTGACATAAGGGGTCTGGGCGAAAAGATAGTTATCCAATTGATGAAAGAAGGATTGATAAAGGACTTGGCCGATGTCTTCTACCTGAAGAAAGAGGATTTGATCGGCCTTGAAAGATTTGCAGAAAAGTCTGCGGCAAATCTGGTCGAGGAAATCGAAAAGAGCAAAAAAATTACATTCAACAGGTTCATACTTGCCCTCAGTATTCGCCATGTAGGAGAAAGGATGGCACAGATTCTTGCCGAAAACTTCAATAGTTTAGACGATCTCATGGAAAGTACGGAAGAGAGTCTCATGGACGTTCCGACTGTGGGGCCTGAGGTGGCGAAGAGCATCATTAGTTTTTTTGGCGAGCAAAAAAACAGGGATACGATCGATAAAATATTATCCGCAGGGGTCAAAATTGAATACAGGCCATCGGTAAAGAAAGGTGATAAATTTTCGGGCCTGACATTTGTATTAACAGGCACACTTGAAAATTTTACAAGAGATGAGGCAAAAAGGCTGATCGAACAAGAAGGAGGAATTGTTACGTCATC
This genomic interval from Thermodesulfobacteriota bacterium contains the following:
- the ligA gene encoding NAD-dependent DNA ligase LigA, which produces MKEETKKIPKSKAIKRLNELRPEIDRHNYLYYVENNPEISDAEFDILMEELKSLESLYPELITLDSPTHRIGGYVAAGFKSVEHIIPMMSIDNITDDEGAYEFNKRVKKILEISSDIEYIVEPKFDGVSVSLKYENGILVQAATRGDGKIGEEVTVNVKTIKSIPLRLKSSNGIPERLEVRGEVVINKESFKKLNKELADEGEPIFANPRNAAAGSLRQLDSSITAKRPLDFHPWGIGDVVGYDFKTEWEIINKIHDWGFRSEQRFKLCKDIGEAISYRHEMESMRDDLPYEADGIVIKVNDRRYQRELGTTAKFPRWAIAYKFKPRQATTKIRDIIVQVGRMGLITPLAKVEPVKIGGVTIRNASLHTEDIVRQKDVRIGDTVLIERAGDVIPQIVKAIAEKRTGEEKVFHMPQNCPSCRTRLERDGAYYYCPSLSCPAQLQGRIEHLASRKAFDIRGLGEKIVIQLMKEGLIKDLADVFYLKKEDLIGLERFAEKSAANLVEEIEKSKKITFNRFILALSIRHVGERMAQILAENFNSLDDLMESTEESLMDVPTVGPEVAKSIISFFGEQKNRDTIDKILSAGVKIEYRPSVKKGDKFSGLTFVLTGTLENFTRDEAKRLIEQEGGIVTSSVSKRTSYVVVGKNPGSKLESAESLGIDTIDEDEFKRMIGK
- the polX gene encoding DNA polymerase/3'-5' exonuclease PolX, yielding MSKNVEIADIFERIADSLDILEENPFKIRAYRNGSRNLRELAEDVKDITERDELSKIPGIGKDLAEKIREYIANGRIKYYEELNEKVPRELVELLAIQGLGPKMLSKLFKELKVKALADLEREIRGEEILKIHGMGKKKIEDIKRGIQIFKESKKRVNLGIALPIAEEIVNEVNKIPGSEKTVFAGSLRRMRETIGDIDILTQSDDGKRVIESFTKMPFVKNILASGDTKGSVISRNGIQVDLRVVGPESYGAALQYFTGSQAHNVKVRTIAVKKGLKINEYGLFHGDKKIAGETEADVYKKLGLPFIPPEMREDRGEIEAALEGRLPTLLELEDIKGDLHVHTNWSDGYGSIEEMALTAKKLGYEYIAVTDHSPSSRIANGLSIERLDEKKEELESVRKKVKGIRILMGSEVDILGDGSLDYPDSVLRDLDVVIVSVHSGFKMERAKMTKRIANALKNPFVHILAHPTGRLIGERDPYDVDLEEVFKTAKEFGKAIEVNSHYLRLDLKDINIRKAIDMDTKLVITTDSHHPNQLTLMRLGVATARRGWAVKRDIINTMGFKELSNFLKIQTD